Sequence from the Streptomyces sp. NBC_00358 genome:
AGCAGCCTGGCGGACTACGTCACCGACCTCGCGCGGAAGGGGGCGGAGGGCTGATGGCCGGGAAGGTGTTCTTCAGCGTGTCGATGTCGCTGGACGGCTTCATCGCGCCCGAGCCCGTCGACGGCGAGCTCTTCGCGCCCGGCAGGCAGGACGACCCGGACGTCCGGCGCTGGATGGCGCAGTGGACGGAGCTCCAGCAGTGGGTGTTCCCGCTGCGGTTCTTCCGGGAGAACCTGAAGCTGGGCGAGGGCGGCGAGGAGGGCCGCGACAACGACGTCGCGCGGGAGACGTTCGAGCGCACCGGCGCGAGCGTCATGGGCAAGCGGATGTTCGACCTCGGCGAGCAGTCATGGCCGGAGGAGGCGCCCTTCCACACCCCGGTCTTCGTCGTGACGCACACCAGGCGTGACCCGTGGGAGCGGTCCGGCGGCACCACGTTCCACTTCGTGGACGACGGCATCGAGCACGCCCTCGACCAGGCCCGCAAGGCCGCCGGCGACCGGGACGTCCGCATCGCCGGCGGCGGCGCGACGATCCTGGAGTACCTGAACGCCGGGCTGGTCGACGAGTTCTCGATCACGCTGTCACCGGTGCTCTTCGGCGCCGGTACCCGCCTGTTCGACGGCGTGGACGCGTCCAGGGTCGCGCTGGAGCCGGTCCGTTCGGAGCCGTCGTCGCGGGTGACGCACCTGACCTACGCCGTGCACCCGCGGTAGCCGCGCCACCACTCGACCCCGGCGCCCCGGGCATCCGTGGCCCACGCGCTTGAATCAACGGAGCGCGAGGGGGCCGGTGGCATGGATGCTCTTGAAGTGCGCTGCCCGCGACGATTCGTACCGCTCCGGCTCACAGCGATGACGTGGGAGCAGCGGCTGCCGCACCCACGTCGACGTCGACAGGGCGGGGGACCGGAGCGTACCCGCCCCGGTCCCACGATCGTTCGCCCGCTCTACGGCTCGGTGCCCCAGACGAGGGAGCCCGCCACGTACACGGTCACCTTCACCGAATCGGCGTACGAGGTGTTGGTGCCGCGGCTGTAGTCGTCGGACTCGTCGAAGTTCGACCAGTCCGACTTGGCCATGCGCAACTGGAGGTCACCGCTGGAGGCTCCGGGAGCCAGGGAACCCGCGCTGAAGCCCACCTCCAGGTAGTGGTCCGCGCCTGGGCGGGCCTGGGGGAGGGAGCTCGTCGAGGTCTTCACCGTCGAGCAGCCGAGCTGTGCCCAGTCGCAGAAGGTCTGGTATCCGGCGGAGGAGGACTCCCCGGTGAACCAGTAGCGGATGGTCACCTTGGTCAGGTCCACGGCGGCGGAACCGCTGTTGACCAGTTGGAGGCCGGGCTTGACCTGGTTGTCACCGGTCGAAGAGTCGTTGTTCTTGTACTGCGCCTTCAGACCGGACGTGCCGCCTCCGCCGGATGCCTTGGTGGTGGCGGACACGGCCGTGGACGGCGCCGAGGCGTTGCCGGCCGCGTCCTTGGCGCTGACGGTGTACTTGTAGGTCGTGGAGGCGGAGAGCCCCTTGTCCGTGTACGACGTCGAGGTGGCGCCGGCGACCTTGGTGCCGTCGCGGTAGACGTCGTACCCGGTGACCGCGGTGTCGTCGGTGGACGCGTTCCAGGTCAGGGCGACGCTGTCACTCGCCGTGGAAGAGACCGTGAGGCCGCTGGGAACGGTGGGTGCCTGTGTGTCGCTGCCGCCTCCACCGCCGCCCGATCCGCTCAACGGCGGGTTGGCGTTGGCGAGCAACTGGCGGAACTGGGCGGAGAACCAGTGGCCGGCGAGAGGTGAATTGGCCAGAGCGCCGGTGGGGTTGTTGCCGTTCCGGGCGTTACCCGTGTACGTGGGATCACACATCCGGTCGAAACCCTTGCCCTCGTCGTTGTCGACGAGCTGACTCGCTCCGTCCGACTCGCCCGGGGGTTTGGCCCACACGTAGGCGTCGATGCCGGTGTCGGGCGCGGTGGCCGGGCGCTCACCGAGACCGGCGCCGCTCTGGTTGCACCAGTTGCCTGCGTGGATGCGCCGGTCGATGCGGCCACCGTCCACGTACGCGTCGACGCTCGTGGTCGGTCCGGGACCGGTCGGCCGTGCGGAACCGCCCCAGCCGTTGCGCGAGGTGTCGATGAGCATGCCGATGCCGGCGTCGAAGCCCTGCCCGACAAGGGCGGTACGCAGCCCCTGCGCGTACGACGTCTCGTCGTCGTACTGGTTCCAGTCGATCCATTTGGACTGGCGCACCGTCTGGCCATTCACGGTGTCCGTCACCTTGACGTACGGCTCCTTGGTGGCCGAGTAGTTGGCGGTGTTGACGATGAAGCCGGTCACGTCGTTGACCGTGGCGCCGTTGCTGGTCGCGGCCTTCTTGAACTCCTGGGCCGACGGGGTGAGGTTGCTGTCCCAGCCGAGCCAGCCGTGGTGGCCCGCGTCGATGTAGTTGTAGGTGTTGGCCAGACTGCCGAGCTTGTGCAGGGCGTATCCCACGCCCTGTTCGTAGTTGCCGTTCGCCTTCATCGTGGCGCACTGCGTGGTGGAGCCGGCGGTGCCTCCGGCGTTGGTGACGAGGTTGGGAAGCGAGTCGGGCTCGACGAGGTTGACGATCCGCAGGCTCGCGTACGCCGGGTCGGCGAGGATCGCGGCAATCGGGTCGATGTAGTCGCTCTCGTACTTGGCCAGGTCGTCCGGGCCCAGTTCGCCGTTGGAGGCGAGTGCCGCGCAGTCCCGGCCCGGAAGGTCGTAGATGACGAGCTGGACGAGGTTCGCACCCTGGGCCTTGGCCGCGTCGAGGTGTGCCTTCAGACCACGCGCGTCGGAGGTGCCCTGGATCGCGGCGATGCGGTCGAGCCAGACGAAGGTCGGCTGGTCCGAGATGGCCGAACCACCGGGCTCGGCCGCGGCCTTGGCCGACCAGTCGGGGTTCACGTAAGCCTTGGCGCCGACGTAGGGGTTGTCGAGTTTGGCGGCGGCTGTCGCGGTCGACGGAACGGTTGCGAGGGACAGGGCTCCGATGAGGGCGCCGACGGTCAGAACGGCGGTCCGCTTCGCGCCGGTTCGACGCGAGGAGGGGCCGGGTTCACGGGAAGGCATCGGTTATCTCCTGGGTGCAGTGGGCAATTGCGGTCGGCCCGGCGGTTCACCGGCGTGCGGACGTCGTCCCGCGTCCCGGACGCGCCGGACATGCGGAACTTGCCGGGCGTGCCGGTCGGGAAGCCATGGGACGGGCGGTGCATGCGGGCATGGCGAAGGTGCGATCGCGATGTCGTGCGGGGGCTGAGCGGATGGACTGCCGGGCATCACTACGCGACGACCCGTCCGGGCGTGAGCCCGGCGATGGGGTCGTAGCGCACCGGCGGTGCCCGATCGTGGAGAGCACGGAGAGCACGGAGAGCACGGAGAGCACGGAGAGCACGGAGAGCACGGAGAGCGGCGGTGGGGGCGGTGGGGGGACAGGGACCTGTGAAGAACGTGGGAGCGCTCCCAAAGGTGCGACGCGGAACCCTGTATGTCAACACCCGTGCAGATAATGCATTTCTGACGGACCGTCATGTCATCCGGCCTTGGCGCAGGTCGCCACCGGCGTGCGCGGGTTCGTGCCATGTCGGGCCGCGTCCGCTCGCGTCAGGAGCCCTCGTGGCACGAGCGGCATTCGAAGGTCATTCGGAAGTCGCGGGACGCGCCTCGACGCCTCGATCGCGAGTGGTATGGCCGAAACGGTGCACCCGCCATGGCCGGGAACACCTCGAACGGATCCTGGTGCTGCGCGGGGTATTGACGTGGACACGCATAGTAGCTTCCATGTGCGCAGTCCGGCCTCGATGAGCCGGGCCCTCGGGAGCGGGACCTCCCGGCGGCCCGTGGGAGCCGTCCTGCCGGATGCCCGTCCGCCTGGTCGATGGGAGCCGTGCGCCCAAAAATGGGAGCGCTCCCACCACTGAAAGGACCTCCCCATGCGTCACCCACCCGCACGGCGCCTGAGGCGTGCCCTGGTCGCGCTCCTCACCGCGGCCGTCGCCACTCTGGTGCAGTTCACCGTGGCAGCGCCCGTGCAGGCGGCCGCCGTCACCGGGTCCCCGTCGGTCGCGGCAGCGGCCTCGGGCGCCGGGTACTGGCACACCGCCGGCCGCCAGATCCTGGACGCGCAGAACCAGCCCGTACGCATGGCCGGGATCAACTGGTTCGGATTCGAGACCGCCAACTACGTCACGCACGGGCTCTGGTCACGCGACTACAAGTCGATGATCGACCAGATGAAGACCCTGGGCTACAACACCATCCGCCTGCCCTACAGCGACGACATCTTCAAGGGCACCCAGCCCAACGGCATCACGTACGCCAACGGCCTGAACGCCGATCTGCAGGGCCTCGACTCGTTGCACGTGATGGACAAGATCGTCGACTATGCGGGATCGATCGGTCTCAAGGTCGTACTCGACCGTCATCGCCCCGACAGCTCGGCCCAGTCGGCGCTCTGGTACACGTCGGCGGTCCCGGAGACGACCTGGATCTCCGACCTGAAGGCGCTGGTGGCGCGCTACAACGGCAACACCGCGGTGATCGGTATCGATCTGCACAACGAGCCGCACGACCCGGCCTGTTGGGGATGCGGCGACACGAGCATCGACTGGCGGCTCGCGGCCGAGCGGGGCGGGAACGCGGTCCTGTCCGTCAACCCCAGCCTGCTGATCTTCGTGGAAGGCGTGCAGACGGTGAACGGCCAGAGCGACTGGTGGGGAGGCAACCTCGCCGGGGTCGCCACCGCCCCGGTGCGTCTGAGTGTCGCCAACCGGGTCGTCTACTCGGCTCACGACTATGCCACCAGTGTCGCGCAGCAACCGTGGTTCAGCGATCCTTCGTTCCCGTCCAACATGCCGGCCATCTGGGACAAGAACTGGGGCTACATCTTCAAACAGAACATCGCTCCGGTGTGGCTCGGTGAATTCGGCACCACGTTGCAGTCGACGGTCGACCAGAAGTGGCTCGCGGCCCTCGTCGACTACCTGCGCCCCACGGCGACATACGGGGGTGACAGCTTCAACTGGACCTTCTGGTCGTGGAATCCGAACTCCGGTGACACCGGTGGCATCCTCAAGGACGACTGGCAGACCGTGGACACGGTCAAGGACGGCTACCTCGCCACCATCAAGGCACCGGGTTTCTCCGGAGGCGGGGGTGGGGGAGGAGGTGACACCACGGCACCCTCGACACCGACCGGGCTGGCGGTGACCGGCACGACCTCCTCCAGTGTCTCGCTGTCGTGGAGCGCCTCCACCGACGACAGCGGGGTCGCCGGTTACGACGTCTACCGCGGTACGGCCAAGACCGGGCAGGTCACCGGCACGACGTTCACCGACACCGGTCTCACCGCGGGCACCCGCTACGACTACACCGTGCGGGCCCGCGACACGGCCGGCAACACCTCTGCCGCCTCCGCGTCGGTCAGCGCGACGACGGCAGGTTCCGGGGGCGGTTCCACCGGGTGCACGGCCACCTACAAGGTGAGCAGCGACTGGGGCAGCGGCTTCAACGCCGACATCACGGTCACCAACACCGGTTCCGCGACCACCAAGTCGTGGCAGGTCACGTGGGACTGGCCGGGCAGTCAGACCGTCAGCAGCATGTGGAACGCCTCCTACAGCCAGACCGGCAAGACGGTGACCGCGCGCAACGCCGACCACAACGGCGCCATCGCGCCTGGCGCTTCGGCCGGCTTCGGCTTCGGCGCGGCACCTGGCGGCGCAGGTGTACCGGTCCTGAACTGCAGCGCGGGCTAACGACGTTCCACGGATCGCCGAGTCTGTCCGAGAAGTACCGGAACACCATTCCTGTCGGAGCGGGCAACAGCCCTGCTCGGCACCGGATGCGACGCCGCGGGTGGCGTGCTCGCGCCCGCCAGGCAGGAAGGGTGCTCCGGACCCGGCGGGGCGACGGACACGCATTCCGCCGACGGCGCCGATGGTCTGACTTCCCTTCAGGTCTCCCGGGACCGGTGCGGAGTGGAGAGAACCGCCGCCGAAGGGGGCCGATGAGTGGAAGGTTCTCACCTCTTCTCGCTCCGGAGTCGCACCTAGGGTGACGTGCGGCACGTACCCGAGGCCGGGTCGAGAAGACACATGAACCTGTTCCCCGGTGCGGACCCGCTGACCGAAAGGGAAGACCCATGTCTGATCAGTCCCGCGTCGCGATCGTCACCGGAGCCGCTGGGGTCGACCGGCCAGATTCTGCCCGCCCCGACGAGCTCCCGGAGCCGGTGACGGCCGGGGCCGTCGACGTCCTGGACGGGCTGATGCAGCCACGGCCGCTCACCATCGCACACATCCTGGAGCGCGCCGAGAGACTTCATGCGCACAAGCACGTCACGACTGCCGGTGCCGGGCGGCTCACCTATGCCGAAGTGGCCGACCACACCAGGCGCCTGGCCA
This genomic interval carries:
- a CDS encoding dihydrofolate reductase family protein; this translates as MAGKVFFSVSMSLDGFIAPEPVDGELFAPGRQDDPDVRRWMAQWTELQQWVFPLRFFRENLKLGEGGEEGRDNDVARETFERTGASVMGKRMFDLGEQSWPEEAPFHTPVFVVTHTRRDPWERSGGTTFHFVDDGIEHALDQARKAAGDRDVRIAGGGATILEYLNAGLVDEFSITLSPVLFGAGTRLFDGVDASRVALEPVRSEPSSRVTHLTYAVHPR
- a CDS encoding glycoside hydrolase family 6 protein, whose protein sequence is MPSREPGPSSRRTGAKRTAVLTVGALIGALSLATVPSTATAAAKLDNPYVGAKAYVNPDWSAKAAAEPGGSAISDQPTFVWLDRIAAIQGTSDARGLKAHLDAAKAQGANLVQLVIYDLPGRDCAALASNGELGPDDLAKYESDYIDPIAAILADPAYASLRIVNLVEPDSLPNLVTNAGGTAGSTTQCATMKANGNYEQGVGYALHKLGSLANTYNYIDAGHHGWLGWDSNLTPSAQEFKKAATSNGATVNDVTGFIVNTANYSATKEPYVKVTDTVNGQTVRQSKWIDWNQYDDETSYAQGLRTALVGQGFDAGIGMLIDTSRNGWGGSARPTGPGPTTSVDAYVDGGRIDRRIHAGNWCNQSGAGLGERPATAPDTGIDAYVWAKPPGESDGASQLVDNDEGKGFDRMCDPTYTGNARNGNNPTGALANSPLAGHWFSAQFRQLLANANPPLSGSGGGGGGSDTQAPTVPSGLTVSSTASDSVALTWNASTDDTAVTGYDVYRDGTKVAGATSTSYTDKGLSASTTYKYTVSAKDAAGNASAPSTAVSATTKASGGGGTSGLKAQYKNNDSSTGDNQVKPGLQLVNSGSAAVDLTKVTIRYWFTGESSSAGYQTFCDWAQLGCSTVKTSTSSLPQARPGADHYLEVGFSAGSLAPGASSGDLQLRMAKSDWSNFDESDDYSRGTNTSYADSVKVTVYVAGSLVWGTEP
- a CDS encoding cellulase family glycosylhydrolase, with amino-acid sequence MRHPPARRLRRALVALLTAAVATLVQFTVAAPVQAAAVTGSPSVAAAASGAGYWHTAGRQILDAQNQPVRMAGINWFGFETANYVTHGLWSRDYKSMIDQMKTLGYNTIRLPYSDDIFKGTQPNGITYANGLNADLQGLDSLHVMDKIVDYAGSIGLKVVLDRHRPDSSAQSALWYTSAVPETTWISDLKALVARYNGNTAVIGIDLHNEPHDPACWGCGDTSIDWRLAAERGGNAVLSVNPSLLIFVEGVQTVNGQSDWWGGNLAGVATAPVRLSVANRVVYSAHDYATSVAQQPWFSDPSFPSNMPAIWDKNWGYIFKQNIAPVWLGEFGTTLQSTVDQKWLAALVDYLRPTATYGGDSFNWTFWSWNPNSGDTGGILKDDWQTVDTVKDGYLATIKAPGFSGGGGGGGGDTTAPSTPTGLAVTGTTSSSVSLSWSASTDDSGVAGYDVYRGTAKTGQVTGTTFTDTGLTAGTRYDYTVRARDTAGNTSAASASVSATTAGSGGGSTGCTATYKVSSDWGSGFNADITVTNTGSATTKSWQVTWDWPGSQTVSSMWNASYSQTGKTVTARNADHNGAIAPGASAGFGFGAAPGGAGVPVLNCSAG